The following proteins are encoded in a genomic region of Mahella australiensis 50-1 BON:
- a CDS encoding OmpL47-type beta-barrel domain-containing protein — protein MLKTKRVAKWIVGLLVFVLLSTAMVPGMAMNTHAESKFVRIDATTAPYGGQGSWSQNTQYSFFMFNGGGWWSDSWAWMYNGCGNLNQYVDFKFVGTSVVLYMRKMDIGGIAKIYIDGNLGASVDTYSTEFIQSAKVFEKDNLVAGEHTLRVEVAGQSIDGNAYIVIEAFEYMSCDYLFEPENSNIEIEAGEDVTIRILRSIEGQNLSGTYDLVMPEGWMIVSGEDFVAGSTIDNIVIRVPNNYRERYGEIKVTPKALTGEPYASAMTIKFVNVSASVSVIFGTTPVDNGIVVWTGDGSGYTIETYDGKSGWQTKPGYGVIYGNVDDGYIYDGKHKVIITIEYYDAKVDGKQNFGLTYDGVSYPWSGGPTTTTYLTGTNTWKTVTYTIDDVKFANRENGGDFRIHTSVPICFHSITVERIPIVTIEGASSKSGNIFFENEAPSINLFFGNQFASTVELTVNYYVLDCMNSPVDDGTFDIILMPKESKLTKALTFSIMPKGTYTLVINARNSDSSINISEKYNFSVITNLDGKDIATFLGMNTHYCVSWPDVDKGLPLIKQTGAINIRDGREGATAIVDKIISAGYRLLTGVYLGQPDSDGSYNEWAEQVVKPYAEEVKGKAEYFEIGNEPNGSTSPEEYVKMLEAAYPVIKNIDQNIKVVCGVAFGYDAPWLKKIIDLGALDYSDAMSFHIYSNQNPENEGLVNSFQDLNNYIKGKGIIKDVDLLLTETGYATQDPGWGGLSEIMSASYAAQLYVTGFVNNELIDRIYWYDFMNDGTDPTFYETNGGVVRADLTAKPSYVAFNAVSDILAGTTYVKSYNTIDNNIRMYKFHRDSEDKNVIVLWANNSDQYINLNLGSDDLRIADIFGNFKNYDTINGAVTLMASAQPIYIEGNFVQDPIIETTPSFATDTSSVTVAPGNDVTIKINRSAGAVNLSGMYAVDLPVGWQLKSGEQFSAGSSTDTLVFSAPDSSDIKTGEIRIYPTSSAGNIFGVLKVQINIIDPSVLEVFPQLNDSGNGYDIVVKITNRSDKILLPGGKVTVLQPADMAGNATFDSVAPNSAAIVKFPISSIDEYTPTYVKIQIDRDDGYTQIIERNVTSLTAIKADKPIDIEGVLNADEWNDAMSFTLDKAWQVKGMSDWGGPNDLSAKGYIKWDTDYLYIGVSVIDNIHYNIYPPSQNWAGDSIQFSIDPGRAQGPGILPHTENNIALRSDTGTVTITGGFGAAGLTNSIIKVMRNDSSKVTSYEMAISWSDILPTGMTPKSGTDLGFSLLVNDNDETGRRGWIEYMSGIGASKDPTLYGDLILTDLTSLELDDETPPVSEIQIEGEENNGWYKSDVTVILMAEDDISGVNKTQYSLDNGETWSDYSGPVVLRADGQYDIMYHSIDNAGNIEEAKTITVRVDKTAPTFSLTINDTSFGNGSVFEDYQLLSFVVAVEDNLSGIKSSIIAIDDKPYQAGKELSFAGKLGEHNISIVIEDKAGNKVEADYMFKVTTSIASMQKLLYGYEVSRDIKTPLLEQLKNNLNQVGHQLDIGYTDQAIKHMEDFTKHLNSKAMKKFITDEARAVLNTDADALIEIWSK, from the coding sequence ATGTTGAAAACCAAACGAGTAGCAAAATGGATTGTTGGATTGTTGGTATTCGTGCTTTTATCGACGGCCATGGTGCCGGGAATGGCTATGAATACTCATGCTGAATCGAAATTTGTTAGGATAGATGCAACTACCGCTCCTTATGGAGGACAAGGGAGTTGGAGCCAAAATACCCAATATTCATTCTTTATGTTTAATGGTGGAGGCTGGTGGAGTGACTCCTGGGCTTGGATGTATAATGGATGCGGTAACTTAAACCAATATGTGGATTTTAAATTTGTAGGGACTTCTGTTGTACTATACATGAGAAAAATGGATATTGGCGGTATAGCGAAAATTTATATAGACGGTAATTTAGGAGCTAGTGTGGATACCTACAGCACTGAATTTATACAATCGGCTAAAGTATTCGAGAAGGATAACTTAGTTGCAGGGGAACATACGCTTAGAGTAGAAGTAGCCGGACAATCTATCGATGGCAATGCTTATATTGTTATTGAGGCATTTGAGTATATGTCTTGCGATTATTTATTCGAGCCGGAAAACTCAAATATTGAAATAGAAGCTGGCGAAGATGTGACAATTAGAATTCTCCGTAGTATAGAAGGGCAAAACCTCTCCGGCACGTACGATCTGGTTATGCCTGAAGGATGGATGATTGTTTCTGGTGAAGATTTCGTGGCGGGTAGTACTATAGACAACATTGTTATTCGCGTGCCAAATAATTATCGTGAAAGGTATGGTGAAATAAAGGTTACACCAAAAGCCTTAACAGGTGAGCCATATGCTTCTGCAATGACAATTAAGTTTGTAAACGTTAGCGCGTCGGTAAGCGTTATTTTTGGGACTACGCCAGTTGACAATGGCATTGTGGTATGGACAGGGGATGGTTCTGGCTATACGATAGAAACATATGATGGGAAATCAGGATGGCAAACCAAACCAGGTTACGGCGTAATTTACGGTAATGTGGATGATGGATATATATATGACGGCAAACATAAGGTGATAATAACCATTGAATATTATGATGCTAAAGTAGATGGAAAACAGAACTTTGGTTTAACTTATGATGGAGTATCATATCCTTGGTCAGGCGGGCCGACTACAACAACGTATTTGACTGGAACCAATACGTGGAAAACAGTGACATACACCATAGATGATGTTAAATTTGCTAATAGGGAAAATGGCGGAGATTTTAGGATACATACAAGTGTTCCGATATGCTTTCATAGCATTACTGTAGAGAGAATTCCTATAGTAACAATAGAAGGAGCCAGTAGTAAATCAGGAAATATATTCTTTGAGAATGAGGCACCTTCAATAAATCTCTTTTTCGGCAACCAATTTGCTTCAACTGTTGAGTTAACAGTGAATTATTATGTGCTTGACTGCATGAACAGCCCTGTTGACGATGGAACATTTGATATTATTTTAATGCCAAAAGAATCAAAACTTACAAAGGCGTTAACGTTTAGCATAATGCCTAAAGGAACATACACTTTGGTTATTAATGCTAGAAATTCAGACAGCTCTATAAATATAAGTGAAAAATATAATTTTAGTGTGATAACAAATTTAGACGGTAAGGATATAGCTACATTTTTAGGAATGAATACACATTACTGTGTTAGTTGGCCTGATGTAGATAAGGGGTTGCCTTTAATTAAACAAACAGGTGCCATAAATATTAGGGATGGTAGGGAAGGGGCTACTGCAATTGTAGACAAGATAATATCTGCCGGTTATAGATTGTTAACAGGTGTTTATCTGGGGCAGCCGGATTCAGATGGGTCTTACAATGAATGGGCAGAGCAAGTTGTTAAACCTTATGCTGAAGAAGTAAAAGGAAAGGCGGAATATTTTGAGATTGGAAATGAACCTAACGGCTCAACCTCGCCGGAAGAATACGTAAAAATGTTGGAGGCTGCTTATCCTGTTATAAAAAACATAGATCAAAATATAAAAGTTGTCTGTGGTGTTGCATTCGGTTATGATGCACCATGGCTTAAAAAAATAATTGACTTAGGTGCCTTGGATTATTCGGATGCGATGTCTTTTCACATATACTCAAATCAAAATCCTGAAAACGAAGGACTGGTTAATAGCTTCCAAGATTTAAATAATTACATTAAAGGGAAAGGAATAATAAAGGATGTAGACTTATTGTTGACGGAAACGGGTTATGCAACACAAGATCCAGGATGGGGAGGTCTTTCAGAAATTATGTCAGCATCGTATGCGGCGCAATTATACGTTACTGGATTTGTAAACAATGAGCTTATAGATAGAATATATTGGTACGATTTTATGAACGATGGAACAGACCCGACTTTTTATGAAACAAACGGTGGTGTGGTAAGAGCTGATTTAACTGCAAAACCATCATATGTTGCATTTAACGCAGTATCTGATATATTAGCGGGAACAACCTATGTAAAATCGTACAATACTATTGATAATAATATAAGGATGTATAAGTTCCATAGAGATTCGGAAGATAAAAATGTCATTGTCCTATGGGCAAACAATAGTGATCAATATATAAACCTGAATCTGGGAAGCGATGATTTAAGAATTGCAGATATTTTCGGCAATTTTAAAAATTATGATACCATAAATGGAGCTGTAACACTAATGGCCTCTGCACAGCCTATATATATTGAAGGTAATTTTGTGCAAGACCCCATAATTGAGACAACCCCATCTTTTGCAACAGATACATCAAGTGTAACTGTTGCACCTGGTAATGATGTTACAATAAAAATAAATAGGTCTGCTGGTGCAGTTAATCTATCAGGCATGTATGCTGTTGACCTTCCGGTTGGGTGGCAATTAAAATCGGGTGAACAATTTAGTGCGGGTAGCTCAACAGATACATTAGTATTTAGTGCGCCTGATTCATCCGATATTAAAACAGGAGAAATACGCATATATCCTACGAGTTCTGCAGGAAATATATTTGGCGTACTTAAAGTACAGATAAATATAATAGATCCCTCGGTGTTAGAGGTGTTTCCCCAATTGAATGATAGTGGCAACGGATATGATATTGTTGTTAAAATAACAAATAGAAGCGATAAAATTTTATTACCCGGTGGGAAGGTAACTGTTTTGCAACCGGCAGATATGGCAGGAAATGCGACGTTTGATTCAGTAGCACCAAATTCTGCAGCAATAGTGAAATTTCCCATATCATCTATAGATGAATATACACCTACCTATGTAAAAATTCAAATTGACAGAGATGATGGGTATACTCAGATTATTGAGAGAAACGTAACCTCGTTGACAGCTATAAAAGCGGACAAACCAATTGATATAGAGGGTGTACTCAATGCCGATGAATGGAATGATGCCATGTCTTTTACACTTGATAAGGCATGGCAGGTTAAAGGAATGAGCGATTGGGGTGGTCCTAATGATTTGAGCGCAAAGGGATATATCAAGTGGGACACTGATTACTTATATATAGGCGTTAGTGTTATAGATAACATACATTATAATATATATCCGCCGTCGCAAAACTGGGCAGGTGACAGTATACAATTCTCGATTGATCCAGGAAGGGCGCAGGGACCCGGAATACTTCCACATACCGAAAATAACATTGCCTTAAGATCTGATACGGGTACGGTAACAATAACAGGCGGTTTTGGTGCAGCTGGCCTTACGAATTCAATAATTAAAGTAATGCGCAATGATAGCAGTAAAGTAACGAGTTATGAAATGGCTATCAGCTGGTCGGATATACTACCAACCGGAATGACGCCGAAATCTGGAACGGATCTTGGTTTTTCGCTTTTAGTCAATGATAATGATGAAACTGGCAGGAGAGGCTGGATAGAGTATATGAGTGGTATTGGCGCATCGAAGGATCCGACGTTATATGGTGATTTGATACTGACTGATCTGACATCGTTAGAGCTTGACGATGAAACTCCTCCCGTGAGCGAAATTCAAATTGAAGGTGAAGAAAACAACGGTTGGTATAAGAGCGATGTAACGGTCATATTGATGGCAGAGGATGATATATCCGGTGTTAATAAAACCCAATATAGTCTGGACAACGGAGAGACATGGTCTGACTATAGTGGGCCTGTTGTTTTGAGAGCCGACGGCCAATATGATATTATGTATCATTCTATTGATAACGCAGGCAATATTGAAGAAGCAAAAACTATAACCGTTAGAGTCGATAAAACTGCTCCAACATTCAGCTTAACGATTAACGACACATCCTTTGGAAATGGCTCAGTTTTTGAGGATTATCAACTTTTAAGCTTTGTCGTTGCAGTTGAAGATAACCTATCAGGTATTAAGTCATCGATTATTGCTATCGATGATAAGCCCTATCAAGCTGGTAAAGAGTTAAGTTTTGCAGGTAAACTGGGAGAACACAATATTAGCATTGTTATAGAGGATAAAGCGGGGAATAAGGTCGAGGCGGATTATATGTTTAAAGTAACAACCAGTATCGCTTCTATGCAAAAACTACTGTACGGATATGAGGTATCAAGGGATATCAAAACGCCACTGTTGGAGCAACTCAAGAATAATCTTAATCAGGTAGGGCATCAGCTCGATATAGGATACACGGATCAGGCCATCAAACACATGGAAGATTTTACAAAGCATTTAAATAGCAAAGCTATGAAGAAATTCATAACCGACGAGGCAAGAGCGGTTCTAAATACCGATGCTGATGCTCTTATCGAAATATGGTCGAAATAA
- a CDS encoding AraC family transcriptional regulator, translating into MHFTIFNKDFRKVKGIFFNQLLIASIFLAIAPALVIFILSYSNYNSALENQAKSQNIFMVEQYNKNIEDSLSKLINETNRLLLNENINTFDLSMSKLYFNPSETNIFLSIYNSLMEEQRVLYETVDSIYLYYPKINLVISNYGYYEKNAFYDTDIIKTLDTDNTPKFDYYIINRKINYPENYSMTNRYLGNVLTVIRPMPFSINKAFLVLNIKEDVFLHINNTDKNMTDIFLITDEKGNEVFSSIKLKDKYDYDVRSSILKSIPNIWQSGFFINNDESDLTVFYSEPNKYGLRTVMLLPNNYIYTNIDSLKLLIIAIFAFTMACSLIVSYIISQKLYGPLGHLLSNIIIKKSNTANIIKNRNEFSLIEKEYTSITEQNLQFSQKLSANLPLLKELFFKNILDGKSIDIESINKRADFLEITNIKDATSFTVYVLLVENTINVLDTDNILQLHYLKEAINTVIKNELKYENIEVLYISADDDMVILVSWDEETDNKQFIPERIDLALKNQIAANIYIGVGITVNDITALKYSYSTAINSIHYVGINDTSNIAYADHCQYTVLKPDHIISKYKKQLLLDILNCDYDNSIATFNKMVNEILTQNILYECFQEAIIQLLNDILRFIETNGIPVISIDKNLYKEIMNIKTVKDVINWTINQLNEIIYYISNHKTDHHSVLAIDIVNYIHANYDKNINLETTADHFSLSRQCFSKIFSQEVGKSFNDYLNAVRLEVSIKYLKESDMSVKDISEKVGFGSSQYYIKLFKNKYGITPAQYRDKINYSYTVSVAKPYDKIAQSSSKDVT; encoded by the coding sequence ATGCATTTTACTATTTTTAATAAAGACTTTCGTAAAGTCAAAGGTATATTTTTCAACCAATTACTCATAGCATCTATATTCCTTGCCATAGCTCCTGCCTTGGTAATCTTTATTCTAAGCTATAGCAATTATAATAGCGCACTAGAAAATCAAGCCAAGAGCCAGAACATATTTATGGTAGAACAGTATAATAAGAATATAGAAGATAGCTTATCCAAACTTATAAACGAAACGAATAGGCTGCTTCTAAATGAGAATATAAATACGTTCGACCTTTCAATGAGCAAGTTGTATTTCAACCCCAGCGAAACAAATATTTTTTTAAGCATATATAATAGTTTGATGGAAGAACAGAGAGTATTATATGAAACTGTCGATTCGATATACCTTTATTATCCAAAGATCAATCTGGTTATTTCTAATTACGGTTATTACGAAAAAAATGCTTTTTATGATACGGATATTATCAAAACTTTAGACACAGATAATACTCCTAAATTTGATTATTACATAATTAACCGTAAAATAAATTACCCCGAAAACTATAGTATGACAAACAGATATCTGGGCAATGTATTAACGGTTATCAGGCCTATGCCATTTAGTATTAATAAAGCGTTTCTTGTCTTGAATATCAAAGAAGATGTATTTTTGCATATTAATAATACTGATAAAAATATGACTGATATATTCCTAATTACAGACGAAAAGGGTAATGAGGTATTTTCTTCTATAAAATTAAAAGATAAGTATGATTACGATGTGCGTTCAAGCATTCTTAAATCTATCCCGAATATTTGGCAATCAGGATTTTTTATTAATAACGACGAATCCGATTTAACAGTATTTTATTCTGAACCTAATAAGTATGGCTTAAGAACCGTAATGCTTTTACCTAATAACTATATATATACCAATATTGACTCTTTAAAGCTCCTGATTATAGCCATATTTGCGTTTACTATGGCATGCTCGCTAATAGTATCTTACATTATCTCTCAAAAACTCTATGGTCCCTTAGGACATTTATTATCTAATATTATAATAAAGAAAAGTAATACCGCTAATATTATTAAAAATAGAAACGAATTTAGCCTTATAGAAAAAGAGTATACTTCTATAACAGAACAAAATCTTCAATTCTCTCAAAAGCTATCTGCCAATTTACCTTTGTTAAAAGAATTGTTTTTTAAAAACATCTTGGATGGAAAAAGCATCGATATCGAATCGATAAATAAAAGGGCTGATTTTTTAGAAATCACTAATATTAAAGACGCAACTAGCTTCACTGTATATGTTCTGCTAGTTGAAAACACAATCAACGTTTTAGACACAGATAATATATTACAATTACACTATCTTAAGGAAGCCATAAATACTGTTATAAAAAATGAGCTTAAATATGAAAATATAGAAGTCTTATATATCTCCGCAGACGATGATATGGTTATTTTAGTATCATGGGATGAAGAAACCGATAATAAGCAATTTATACCGGAAAGAATAGACTTGGCATTAAAAAATCAAATTGCAGCTAATATATATATTGGCGTCGGTATTACTGTAAATGATATTACCGCTTTAAAATATTCTTATTCCACAGCTATAAATTCTATACATTATGTAGGGATAAATGATACAAGCAATATAGCATACGCTGATCATTGCCAATATACTGTATTGAAACCAGACCACATTATCTCTAAGTATAAAAAGCAGCTATTATTGGATATTCTAAACTGCGATTATGATAATTCCATTGCCACTTTCAATAAGATGGTAAATGAAATTCTAACCCAAAATATTCTGTACGAGTGTTTTCAAGAAGCAATTATACAGTTGCTAAACGACATCTTAAGGTTCATAGAAACAAACGGTATTCCTGTTATATCTATAGATAAAAATCTATATAAAGAAATTATGAATATAAAGACTGTTAAAGATGTTATAAATTGGACTATAAACCAATTAAATGAAATAATATACTATATTAGCAATCATAAAACAGATCATCACTCGGTTTTAGCTATTGATATCGTCAATTATATACATGCTAACTATGATAAAAACATTAATTTAGAAACTACCGCAGATCATTTTTCGTTATCCAGACAATGCTTTAGTAAGATTTTTTCTCAAGAAGTTGGTAAAAGTTTCAATGATTATCTCAATGCAGTTAGATTAGAAGTGTCCATAAAATACCTAAAGGAAAGTGATATGTCAGTAAAAGATATTTCCGAAAAAGTCGGCTTTGGCAGCAGTCAATATTATATAAAATTGTTCAAAAATAAATACGGCATTACCCCGGCACAATACAGGGATAAGATAAACTATTCCTATACCGTGTCTGTTGCTAAACCGTATGATAAAATAGCTCAGAGCAGTTCAAAAGATGTAACATAA
- a CDS encoding cupin domain-containing protein — translation MVKVNWRNVRPTIAHEAGIDWRLLSGQSLKSSDDPSACMEAMMYVSLASLQPSLSYHPHSHGDHEEVYYIISGKGEIRIDDEVQSIRDGDIIYIGVNQIHEIRNTGDEMLNFLAFAAQTK, via the coding sequence ATGGTAAAGGTAAACTGGCGCAACGTACGGCCTACAATAGCCCATGAAGCCGGCATAGATTGGAGGTTGTTATCCGGTCAATCACTAAAAAGTAGCGACGACCCTTCAGCATGCATGGAAGCTATGATGTATGTATCTCTCGCATCACTACAACCCTCATTATCTTATCACCCTCACTCTCATGGCGATCATGAAGAAGTATATTATATAATAAGCGGAAAGGGTGAAATACGCATAGACGATGAGGTTCAATCGATACGCGACGGAGATATCATATACATAGGTGTAAATCAAATTCATGAGATACGCAATACCGGAGATGAAATGCTCAATTTCCTCGCTTTCGCCGCGCAAACAAAATAA
- a CDS encoding NAD-dependent epimerase/dehydratase family protein has product MKIAVTGAHGKVGQAVINDLLDNNYEVRAITHSHWNECPVDQVSVDITNYEQVYDALGGCQAVIHLAAIPSPRKNADTLVIHTNVIGNYNIMLAAGNQGIKHIAAASSDCAFGFTYSLNRPKPVYLPVDEQHPTRPDDCYGLSKVLSERTADAMVQRFPGISIASLRITHVINPEEYSFDSYFSQWHDNPEAGPWNLWSYIDARDAARAFRLAIETNLNGHEIFCIAAPNTRCSIPSAALIEKYFPTARLKKMFTDHESLEDSSKAERILGFKAIHRWDI; this is encoded by the coding sequence ATGAAAATAGCGGTTACTGGTGCCCACGGAAAAGTAGGGCAGGCTGTTATAAATGATCTTTTGGATAATAACTACGAGGTGCGTGCCATAACGCACAGCCATTGGAACGAATGTCCGGTAGATCAAGTATCGGTTGACATTACAAATTACGAACAAGTATATGATGCTTTGGGTGGTTGCCAAGCTGTCATCCATCTGGCTGCAATACCAAGCCCTAGAAAGAATGCCGACACGCTGGTCATACACACAAATGTCATCGGCAACTATAATATCATGCTGGCTGCGGGTAACCAGGGCATAAAGCACATAGCTGCGGCTTCCAGCGACTGCGCTTTTGGCTTCACCTATAGCCTAAACAGGCCCAAGCCTGTCTATTTACCGGTAGATGAGCAACATCCTACGCGGCCGGATGATTGCTACGGTCTATCCAAGGTTTTATCGGAGCGCACGGCTGATGCTATGGTTCAACGTTTCCCTGGCATTTCTATAGCAAGCCTTCGCATTACTCATGTAATTAATCCTGAAGAATATTCCTTCGATTCTTATTTTTCACAATGGCATGATAATCCCGAGGCCGGGCCATGGAATCTATGGTCATATATAGACGCCCGTGATGCTGCCAGGGCCTTCAGACTAGCCATAGAAACCAACCTGAACGGTCATGAAATATTCTGCATAGCAGCGCCGAATACCAGATGCTCCATACCGTCCGCAGCTTTGATAGAGAAATACTTTCCGACCGCTCGGCTCAAAAAAATGTTCACCGACCATGAAAGTCTGGAGGATTCATCAAAAGCCGAACGAATATTGGGTTTCAAAGCAATACACAGATGGGATATATAA
- a CDS encoding carbohydrate ABC transporter permease yields the protein MGKKQTRLLQRRSIGDAIFDIINYTLLILLCVVTIYPFLNVIAIAFNDATDAVRGGIYIWPREFSLRNFEVIFTENKNITQALKISALRAVIGSSTSVLSCLMVAYTLSRKDFIFRPLLTKFLVFTMYFNGGLIPTYLLIKSLGLVNNFWVYILPRLISAYNIMIMRSYIEGIPYSLVEAAKIDGASEYRILFTIIMPLSIPVLATITLFTAVGQWNSWFDTMLYASSKPELSTLQFELQKLLQAARTMSSNAMDIALATTTSTESARQTVTPNSIRAAMTVIAVVPILFVYPFLQRYFVQGLTLGGVKG from the coding sequence ATGGGCAAAAAACAAACTAGGCTGTTACAAAGACGCAGTATTGGAGATGCTATATTCGATATAATTAATTATACTCTTCTTATTCTATTATGTGTGGTTACCATATATCCTTTTTTGAACGTAATAGCTATAGCATTTAATGATGCTACTGATGCAGTACGTGGCGGAATATATATATGGCCGAGGGAGTTTTCATTGAGGAACTTTGAAGTAATTTTTACAGAGAACAAAAATATAACTCAAGCTCTAAAAATATCTGCTTTAAGGGCAGTGATAGGTTCATCTACAAGCGTACTTTCGTGCTTAATGGTTGCTTATACACTCAGCCGCAAGGATTTTATATTTCGTCCTCTATTAACTAAATTTTTGGTTTTCACTATGTATTTTAATGGTGGATTGATACCAACGTATCTATTGATAAAATCGTTAGGGTTGGTAAATAATTTTTGGGTTTATATACTTCCAAGGCTTATAAGCGCTTATAATATAATGATAATGAGAAGTTATATTGAAGGGATTCCATATAGTTTGGTTGAAGCGGCTAAAATTGACGGAGCAAGTGAGTACAGAATTCTTTTTACAATAATAATGCCATTAAGTATTCCGGTATTGGCCACTATAACTTTGTTTACGGCAGTAGGACAATGGAATTCATGGTTTGATACTATGTTATATGCTTCAAGTAAACCCGAATTAAGCACTTTGCAATTCGAATTACAAAAGCTGTTACAAGCTGCACGCACTATGTCGTCTAATGCTATGGATATAGCTCTGGCCACGACTACCAGTACAGAATCAGCCAGGCAAACGGTGACGCCAAATTCGATAAGGGCAGCTATGACAGTAATAGCCGTGGTACCTATACTGTTCGTATATCCTTTTTTGCAGAGATATTTTGTACAAGGATTAACATTGGGGGGTGTAAAGGGATAA
- a CDS encoding ABC transporter permease: protein MAIVNAKRNLGKDIKPFWKQVSEQRQLIVLSLPFAIIVLIFNYLPLWGWILAFKNYTPAGGVWGSEWVGLANFKELFSDRDFYEALRNTLAISSLKLIFGFVSTICLAILLNEVRNVLFKRTVQTISYLPYFVSWVVAANIVYMALSPTDGIVNEILLKLNIVDKPIPFLGEEGYFWWVVALSHVWKEVGWGAIIYLAAMTSIDPDLYEAAAIDGAGRFRRIIHITIPGIAPTIKILLILNIGWILNAGFDQVYLLMNPAVSNSATTLEIYVYNYAMKYFRYSYGTAIGIFNSVVSFILIMLANYISKKVSEEGIF from the coding sequence ATGGCAATAGTGAATGCGAAGAGAAATTTGGGAAAAGATATTAAACCGTTTTGGAAACAAGTTAGTGAACAAAGGCAATTAATAGTACTATCTCTACCATTTGCGATAATTGTACTTATTTTTAATTATCTACCTTTATGGGGATGGATTTTGGCATTTAAGAATTATACTCCCGCAGGCGGAGTTTGGGGTTCGGAATGGGTTGGGCTTGCGAACTTCAAGGAATTATTTAGTGATAGAGACTTTTATGAAGCATTAAGAAATACACTTGCTATAAGTAGTTTGAAATTGATATTTGGCTTTGTGTCCACTATTTGTTTAGCAATTTTATTAAATGAAGTAAGAAATGTATTATTTAAACGGACGGTTCAAACGATATCATATTTACCGTATTTTGTATCATGGGTTGTAGCTGCAAACATCGTTTATATGGCTCTTTCTCCAACTGATGGAATTGTAAACGAGATCTTGCTTAAACTTAATATAGTAGATAAGCCCATACCTTTTTTGGGTGAAGAAGGGTATTTTTGGTGGGTTGTAGCATTGTCTCATGTATGGAAGGAAGTTGGATGGGGAGCGATAATTTATCTGGCTGCTATGACTTCCATAGATCCGGATTTGTATGAAGCCGCAGCTATTGATGGAGCCGGAAGATTTAGGAGGATTATACATATTACTATTCCAGGCATAGCACCTACAATAAAAATTCTATTGATATTGAATATAGGTTGGATATTAAATGCCGGATTTGATCAAGTATATTTACTTATGAATCCGGCTGTAAGCAACAGTGCCACAACGCTTGAAATTTACGTATATAATTATGCAATGAAATACTTCCGTTATTCTTATGGCACAGCTATAGGGATATTCAATTCGGTGGTTTCATTTATATTAATAATGTTGGCAAACTATATTTCGAAAAAAGTATCCGAAGAAGGAATATTCTAG